Below is a window of Humulus lupulus chromosome 2, drHumLupu1.1, whole genome shotgun sequence DNA.
ACAGGTTTCCATGGTTTATACCATACTCCCGGGTAAACTACTAGATGGCCTCATATGTCCAATACTGCAAGGTAGTGACATAATCATATAAATTGTACTTCACTTCTCTctgtttccccttaacttccttcttcttctcgtatTTTTTCTACTAATGATGCATGTCTTTATGACATGCATCCATAATATTATTGAATGAAAGCTTCCTCCGTGGGTAAGTAAATATATATTCAATGTCCtcaatcatcttcatcatatCCATCCATACGTTTAATTTGCTCTCTCGTTCAAGTAAAATCCCTTCAACCaagaaacataggcccaacttgtaCGCATCTTCAACGAGTTTGCAATTTTTAAAAgcagcctccaaatgcattatcttGATGgtatcttcatcattaaagtactcaTTTATTAGTAGTCACTAGTGAGGTGATTTTTGAACTCAGTCTCTGATTGCACGGCATTGAAGTTCAACCTCGTCATTAGAGCAAACTCACCTCTACCAAATCTGTAGGGTCTAAATCCCAAATGGAAATGCAACTTATCCTCTTTCTTATATTGGAACTTATGTAACATTAATTGATGCAATAGAGATCCAGAGAACTGCAACTCCTCAGCTACGAAAAATTGTTTGAAatgggattccttcaccctattTATCAAACCGAGCTCCTTAAAATTGTCCTTAATTGTACTCATATGACCACTCCTCCTATAGGTGACCCAGCTGGGAAAGCGATCAATCAAGGGTAAAATGAACTTCGACATCTGCAACAAAAAACAAACATTTAATTGGAATCACATgaaaaatagaataaataaacaaaatgaaagCATGCATTAAACCACCATTGAACACCCATCAACCCTTAAATGTTCATATTTTCTAACATTTTACCTCTCATAACGAACATCCATCGAACCAGAACTTGATTCTATATTATATAACATCTGACCTACACAATCAAACCCCAATCGAACAACCATCGAAACAACATTCTACGATAACATCTGAGCTACCATCGTGTGACCATCAAACCCCATCGAGTCCAACCATCAAACAACTAACCTATTGAGGAAGCATCGAACCCTGTCGAACCTAACCGTCAATTAACAAACCTATCGAgcgagcatcgaaattgcatcgcgTAAGCATCGATCTTGCATCGTCAACCTTTCCAATCTATCCAGCCTACCCTATATCATCGAGGAAGCATCGAACTTGTATTGCACAAGCATCGAGAATCTACTCCAACGAACCTAACCTATCCACTCTAATATCATCGAGCAAGCATCGAGTATGCATCGAACCCATCATGCCATACCCATCGAACCCCCTATCAAACCATTgagcaacataaaaaaaaatccagCAAAAAACCCACTTTGAAATCGACATACCCAGACCAAAATATTCAAACAAACCAAATCAATATGCTCAATCAAGCACATTTACCTTTAAAATGATTCAAACTGTCCAATGCACAAAGAATGCCacaacattcaaacaaaaaaaattttaaaaaaaaaattaattaaaatacccaATCAAATCGGCCCTAACCTTTACGCAACAACTTTGTTGATTCTGTGGGTCAGGGACCATTAATCAGAGGCAGAGGCAGATATAGGGAGAAGAGGGAAACTGAGGTTTTAGGTTTTGGGTGCTTCAGAGGACCGAGGAAGGCCTGGGTTTGGGTTTCGGTGCTTCATTTGTTTGGGGGTCTTGGTGAATTGGTGGGGAGGTCGTCGGGCGGTGAGGTTTGGCTGCTGGGCAGGTGCCATGAGCGAGAGAGACAatgaaccgagagagagagaccgggggggggggggaatgccTAGCATTTGTTTTAATTAGGACCCCCCATTaatcataaaaactcaaatttccctttgaaTATTGATTTCGATACCCTAAATTATCTaagatttcttgaaaatttgtaagagTTGTCATAAAACTACAATATacactattatataaaataaaaaaaatgggatTACAACTTATTTAtgtactaaaaaaaaaaatcttctcgTAGATACTTTTAAGGGACCTTCCACAAAAGTCCCCTATATTTATATAGCTCACTTTCATATTTGTGAACTAAGGTGATGTTTGGTTGGAGGTAATTGAATggaaattaattagtttttatttcatTCTTTTGTTTGGTTGCATTTTATAGTATTGGAATGTCATTTTAATGGAgtggtttttccaccattttggtGGAATGACTTTCATTTGAAAATGGGAGTAAGAATCATTCCAATGcatgattgaaaaaaaattaataatctttttactaatttttttattcatattaatttttaatcCACTTCATTCCTATTCCTTTTCCCATTACCATTCTTATTCCTTCATTTTCATTCCCTCCAATCAAATGTCACTTTAAGTTAAATTTTTTACTTCACCCTTACCAATAATTTTTTCCCTCAATCcctaattaatataaattattctATCATATTTATTATAACTTTGATCCATATTTATCAATCGATTCCTTTATGATGTTACTTTTCGGAGTCTTTCGATTTGACAAGTTTAGGGAATCCGATGTCGTTTTATTAACTGTTGTAGTCGTAGTAAGATATCGTTTCTTTTCACTGTCGGTTTCTTCAACGACATGTCGTTCTCTctataaaacaaacaaacgactTGTCATTTTTCACTCTTAATTGTTTTTTAATGGAATGCTAAGGGCATGTTTGGGACAGCTTTTAGAAAagcaaaaagttgttttctgaaAAAATTGTGCAATAAAGGTATTTGATAAACAATCAAAAAATAGCTTATTGAAGAATTTATCGAGAAGCAACAGCTAAAAGCTAAAACTAGTACAACCCAGCTTTTAGCTTTCCTAAAAGCATCTTTTCGaatttttttaagaataaatgtatttttttctctaaatatatttacttgtttatatattacttaaaataaaaatattattaaaatattttttattttcttcaaaaataatatttttatattttatatgtattagatatttttaaatattttttattttagtaatttttaaatTAACAAACCACTTCAATATAGAGTTTATTATAaactataatattatttttgcatctgatagtatttttaaattataatttatcaaacacatcaatttcatattttagaagaaaaaaattttaaaaataaaataattataattttaacatgtttaaataaataaaatatttatattgaAATCTATTGAGTATATTTTGTATATGGGAATTTGTTTTAATAAATCTATTGagtgtgcaatgcacgtttgcttagttttatttaaaaaatctattaattatatttattaaatttgtatcattgtcatataaatttcaaataattaaacaatattatatataaaagaatgacatacacatattaaatgaaaaattaaaccaaaacattgttgtttatgattttatatatatatatatataatatgataacaaaatttaaacataaactataatttttttaataaaaattaagattatgtattatatattattataatgatattttataatatttaaatttatattaatataagtattaaatatataagcttgtatttaatattattatgataataatattttataatatttgaattcatattaatataattagtaaaaaattaggattatatattattaccataaaaatattttataatatttgaattcatattaatataatcattaaaaaattaagattatatattattatcataataatattttttaatatttaaatttatattaatataattattaaatatctagtattgtattatatattactataataataatattttataacatttgaatttgattttatactaatataattaataaatatctatttttagttagttttaaaaatatattctgttaaatatttagaatattctgttaaaattaacaaaacaaactgttaaaaccaataatttccgttaccctcactttttatatatagaagatatatatatatatatatatttatagagtttatcaATGCTTTGATACAACTTTTCCAACCCCCAGCATTTCAAAATCCATAATTTACCAAACACTTAATAGTTTTTCACCACAACAACACATATGCGACTGTTTTTTTCCACAGCACTACAATTGTTTTTTCTAACAACACAGCTATACCAAACTGGCCCTAAATCGCTACAGAAGCCAAAAGATGTACACAAGATCTTAATATTTGAAGAGAACAAAAAGGTATAAAATTCGACATGAcaaagaaagaaacaaaaaaagTTGATTGACTGAAAATGATAATGCTATAATTCTGTAAACTGTGTTTTAAGTTTGTGTTAAGAACAATCCTGAAATAAATTAGGTTGTTTGACAATTTATGTAAACCAGCTTTATATCATTGAGATAAATCAGCTGCAGTATTCCATCTCCAATATAAGGAAGCCAAATTGCTCGAATAGGAGGGAGCACCTATGGTGTTGAACTAAATTCAGGATCCAACCAAACCTTTGTGCCGAGCATACGTAATTATTAGAAGGAACGTAAAGGCGCAAACTATTCCTGTCACAATGACAACCTGCAGATACCAGAAAACTTGTTCAATGATCAAGAAAAATTTGCACCCGGCAGTAGTGGCAGATTTCACAAGAAAGAACTTGCATACCCATTTGAACATGTATCCGTGGTTGTCATTCCATGTGTACGGAATATTCATGCCAAATATTCCAGCTACCAGAGAATATATAGACAAACATACAGTTCCAGAACTGAGGAGGAGTTCTAACTGCATTCACAGAAATGTAGATTATATAAAACACAAAATAATAGTAAACTGGCACATTGATGAAAACAAGCATTATTACACAGAGAAGAATAGAAAACCTGAATAAGCTGATTTCTATGATTATCAAGCTGCAAAAGTCAAACCACAAGTTTGATTAGAAAAAAATGTACTTATAGTCTGTTTACAGATAATTTTCCTATCAAGTTTGTCACCTGGATGTTAATGTAATCCTCTGTATCATCGATATATTCTCGCAGCTGCAAAATGTAAGCATTTAGTAGACTAAGCAAAAGCAGTAGCAAATTTAAACTTAAAAACAGCTACCATATGATATACAGAAGAATAACTACAAGGGAAACTGGTATTCAATAAATTTgaaagagaaaacaaaataatgtctttgtTCAGATTCACATGTAACAAGTCATAAATATAACTGCATAAGTTGATTTTTCTCAATGCATCGATCCTTTTCAACCTAGTTGTGGATTAAAACAGTAGGAACACTGTACAAATTATAAATTATCAAGTCTATGGTTTAAGGGTAAAAAATAAATGCCTCATGGAACTGATAATACAGTACAAGAATAGAAGTTTATAATCCATAAAGCACATACCGTGGTTAATTTGTTCAATGTGCCATCAATTTGCATAAAATAAGCCTGCAAGATTGCTACTATAAGTTTAGAATAAGTCGTGgaggaaaaaaaactaaaaaaataaggCACAAATCAACCTTACAACCTCAAGTAACATTTCAAGTTCCTCAACATCATTTTCATCCCCACGAACTGTTGCAATACTTGCTCTACTAGCTCTTGATATCTTTGAGCCTATAGTAGGAGAGGTAGGATACCAATTAGCAGGACCCGAGCCACTAATAGGTGAAGATGCACCAGCCACTATCTTTCTTGACAAGTACAGATCAGccatatcatcatcatcatcaagtaGTTGTTCAAGCTCATCCCTCACCTGCAATAGCAATAAACACTGAATTATGCCTCATCTTTCTTTTCAATTGTGAAGAAGCAAGTTAGTGGTTGTCTTTCCAATTATCCCCAACAATCATTATTATAGAAAGAACAAACCCCTTGATGTTCTGTTATTTCTCCTACTTAATCTCAACTGCATTCTCTCAATTTTATAGAGAACACATTTTGTTCTCAGACATGCACGATAATAAACATGCACTCAATTCAAGTGTGTAAAATATAACACAAATTGGAGAAAAAAATATAACTTCTCTAAAGGCAAAAAGTCTTCCTATACGATAGGCTGTCACATGTCTGGTACACTTAGCTGAAGTGTTGAAAATACAACTTCTTAAAATGGCATAATTATTCATTTTAGAAAGCTTATCCCTcttttgtaattttgtttttctttattaATACCATCAATTCTttttatcaaataaaaaaatgaaattcaGAAAGATCATGGATGGCAGAGCACTAGTAAGAACACATCCTATCTTTTATCAATTGCCAAGTGAAACCACAAGAAGCAGGCATACCTTTTGAACCCGAGCTGTCAACCTAGTCATTGCACTCTTCAGTTTACGAACCCTATCCAAGTTGCGGCTGCTAATCTGAGTGAAATTGTTTGAAGGAAAATGATGAATAAGACGGGGAATATGAGCAAGCAAAATCGGATAGAAGAACAGTGATGAAAACTACAATTCCAACTGAAAATGAAATAATTAACTGGAAACCTTAGAGGTAAGCTCGTCTAAAGCAGGATAAGCAGCAGTCTCCAATTCCGTTGTGCGTGCAGCAAGAAAACTACATATAGCTTCCAAAGCAACCTCCAAGGCCCGAAATTCAAATGGAGACTCTACATAGCAGAATCTAAATTTATATTAACCAAATAAAACCATAACTGAGAGGATCTAGTTCTTATATTTAGAGTATACTGTAGCCCAAATAATAAAAGATTCCAAATACAATAACTAGTCTTTACATATTTTCTAACAAAGTATGACTAAAATTTATTAACTGAACTAATATGGCATACCATCTTCTTCACCAGCATCCATATCATGATTACCACCACCATACTCTCTCCCATCTCTTTGATCATCACCTATGGCATTCACGAGAGGCAATCTCCTCTGAAGCTCTTCAACAACAGGTACAACATTTTCATCAGACGGATCTCGAAGCAAAACCTATCCCATCATAAAATAACAATCATCATCTGCAAGAAAAAGGACCATACTCACACTTAATTGCATCTAAGTCTAGCCTAAGTTTCTTTCTACAAttcaaaggaagaaaaaaaaacagaagcCAGATTCAGTTacatgatattgcatattaatatTGGAAGAagataatgattatttaaaacaaacaacagaaaattaaattaaattaaacaaaaaaattaataagcTAAATTTTCCACTTAAAACAACCACAAAAAAGAACTAACCTCCTCAGCAGTGATTATTGCTTTGATATGCTGAAAACCCAGATTAAAGAAACACCCAAAATCAATATAATTCCAACCAAAACGAATTGAAATTGAAGAAAACTACAAAAGAGAGAATAAGTCAAATAAAGCACCTCCAAGTTAAGAACAATGGCCTTCTCACGGCCAAGAATAGTTGAAGGGTAAGAGAGCAAAGGGTCAAGTATACGAAGATCACGTGCGTGAATCTGAACTCGGTGCATAATGGCGTACTTGTCGACATCGAGGACGGTGGACTCGCCGCTGCAATCCACCAAAGCCCAACTCCGAGACGACTGCGGGTTCTTCTTCT
It encodes the following:
- the LOC133819063 gene encoding magnesium transporter MRS2-2 isoform X1: MARGDGYVVPADPQALVVVKKKNPQSSRSWALVDCSGESTVLDVDKYAIMHRVQIHARDLRILDPLLSYPSTILGREKAIVLNLEHIKAIITAEEVLLRDPSDENVVPVVEELQRRLPLVNAIGDDQRDGREYGGGNHDMDAGEEDESPFEFRALEVALEAICSFLAARTTELETAAYPALDELTSKISSRNLDRVRKLKSAMTRLTARVQKVRDELEQLLDDDDDMADLYLSRKIVAGASSPISGSGPANWYPTSPTIGSKISRASRASIATVRGDENDVEELEMLLEAYFMQIDGTLNKLTTLREYIDDTEDYINIQLDNHRNQLIQLELLLSSGTVCLSIYSLVAGIFGMNIPYTWNDNHGYMFKWVVIVTGIVCAFTFLLIITYARHKGLVGS
- the LOC133819063 gene encoding magnesium transporter MRS2-2 isoform X2, which codes for MARGDGYVVPADPQALVVVKKKNPQSSRSWALVDCSGESTVLDVDKYAIMHRVQIHARDLRILDPLLSYPSTILGREKAIVLNLEHIKAIITAEEVLLRDPSDENVVPVVEELQRRLPLVNAIGDDQRDGREYGGGNHDMDAGEEDESPFEFRALEVALEAICSFLAARTTELETAAYPALDELTSKISSRNLDRVRKLKSAMTRLTARVQKVRDELEQLLDDDDDMADLYLSRKIVAGASSPISGSGPANWYPTSPTIGSKISRASRASIATVRGDENDVEELEMLLEQSCRLILCKLMAH
- the LOC133819063 gene encoding magnesium transporter MRS2-2 isoform X3, with translation MARGDGYVVPADPQALVVVKKKNPQSSRSWALVDCSGESTVLDVDKYAIMHRVQIHARDLRILDPLLSYPSTILGREKAIVLNLEHIKAIITAEEVLLRDPSDENVVPVVEELQRRLPLVNAIGDDQRDGREYGGGNHDMDAGEEDESPFEFRALEVALEAICSFLAARTTELETAAYPALDELTSKISSRNLDRVRKLKSAMTRLTARVQKVRDELEQLLDDDDDMADLYLSRKIVAGASSPISGSGPANWYPTSPTIGSKISRASRASIATVRGDENDVEELEMLLEVVRLILCKLMAH